A region from the Lolium perenne isolate Kyuss_39 chromosome 4, Kyuss_2.0, whole genome shotgun sequence genome encodes:
- the LOC127293537 gene encoding acidic leucine-rich nuclear phosphoprotein 32-related protein 2 isoform X1, which yields MTGTGAGAAAAGEDDAAWERAINASVKNAPNSPFSAPKTLTLDGAVKSSTGRLPSPALFDRFPSLEELSIAGARLSSLAGLPRLPALRRLSLPDNRLSGAESLAAVAGSCGGTIRHLDLGNNRFAQVEELAPLAPLAVEALDLYQCPVTKVKGYREKVFALVPSLKYLDGVDAEGNDRLETDEDEDEEEEEEEEGEEGGEEEEGDEEDGEEEEGDEEDGEEEEEEGDEEEEGDEPEDGEDEAEDDEPDSGADEKSKETNGSKESTGPALPGKRKRDNEDDGNGGK from the exons ATGACCggcaccggcgccggcgccgccgccgccggagaggaCGACGCGGCGTGGGAGCGCGCGATCAACGCCTCGGTGAAGAACGCGCCCAACTCCCCCTTCTCCGCGcccaaaaccctaaccctggACGGCGCCGTCAAATCCTCTACCGGCCGCCTCCCCTCACCAGCCCTCTTCGACCGCTTCCCCTCGCTCGAGGAGCTCTCCATCGCCGGCGCCCGCCTCTCCTCGCTCGCGGGCCTGCCGCGCCTCCCGGCGCTCCGCCGCCTCTCGCTCCCCGACAACCGCCTCTCGGGCGCCGAGTCCCTCGCGGCCGTCGCGGGGTCCTGCGGCGGCACCATCCGCCACCTCGACCTCGGCAACAACCGCTTCGCGCAGGTCGAGGAGCTCGCGCCGCTCGCGCCGCTCGCCGTCGAGGCGCTGGATCTGTACCAGTGCCCGGTCACCAAGGTCAAGGGGTACAGGGAGAAAGTGTTTGCGCTGGTTCCTAGTTTGAAGTACCTGGATGGCGTTGATGCTGAGGGTAACGATCGTCTGGAGACtgatgaggatgaggatgaggaggaggaggaggaggaggagggagaggagggaggtgaagaggaagaaggagatgAAGAGGACggggaggaagaggaaggagatgaagaggatggggaagaagaggaagaagaaggagatgaagaggaagaaggtGATGAG cctgaagatggagaagatgaGGCTGAGGACGATGAACCAGATTCTGGTGCGGATGAGAAAAGCAAAGAAACCAACGGGAGCAAAGAGTCAACAGGACCTGCCCTTCCAGGCAAGAGGAAAAGGGATAACGAAGATGATGGCAATGGAGGCAAATAA
- the LOC127293536 gene encoding uncharacterized protein produces the protein MGLSRLLLLSLIASAAVSTFAAQSDPASPVCDLSIIAPKLARHCQSDPDVPSFLLSPTAQCCEALVGSLPAQIEMALPCLCRAAGDPRLVAARLDVPRIFALYRRCVKGSFRRGPSFANRYCEVEDIDREKCNAANLATRVSRSCVINGKITSACCLAVVPTVVYRGHPSCLCRVAAEPQLAAAGLNGTGILELYAACGGTNPVGPHLVDACKAWNLPTPALAPPATTKPPSVLPPTMAASASCAPKAIAFFMVSYVYKDPTALTCRNLVASVDFGGGVPCLCRAAVEHVTISAQLKTTDLLAIYNACGGLRLGGAEHKAAAASCEGYGLPLPLPPTGKTPTTPLQQNHDGGAIRIRPDTAGDRYGLISLCFEKVKLRFSCW, from the exons ATGGGCCTCTctcgcctcctcctcctcagtttAATCGCCTCCGCGGCCGTGAGCACCTTCGCGGCGCAGTCCGATCCAGCGTCGCCAGTGTGCGACCTCAGCATCATCGCCCCAAAACTGGCGCGCCACTGCCAGTCCGATCCCGACGTGCCTAGCTTCCTTCTCAGTCCCACCGCGCAGTGCTGCGAGGCGCTGGTGGGCTCTCTGCCTGCGCAGATAGAGATGGCCCTCCCGTGCCTCTGCCGTGCGGCGGGCGACCCACGGCTCGTCGCCGCCAGGCTCGACGTCCCCCGCATCTTCGCGCTCTACCGCCGCTGCGTCAAAGGAAGCTTCCGCAGAGGCCCCAGCTTCGCTAACCGGTACTGTGAAG TGGAGGACATCGACAGGGAGAAGTGCAACGCCGCGAACCTCGCCACGCGGGTGTCCCGGTCCTGCGTGATCAACGGCAAGATCACCTCGGCGTGCTGCCTGGCGGTAGTGCCCACAGTCGTATACCGCGGACACCCGTCCTGCCTCTGCCGCGTCGCGGCAGAgccgcagctcgccgccgccggcctCAACGGCACCGGCATCCTCGAGCTCTACGCCGCCTGCGGAGGCACTAACCCCGTAGGCCCGCACCTCGTCGATGCCTGCAAAGCATGGAACCTCCCGACCCCTGCCCTGGCACCTCCTGCCACCACAAAGCCGCCGAGTGTCCTGCCGCCCACGATGGCGGCATCGGCGTCGTGCGCGCCCAAGGCCATCGCTTTCTTCATGGTCTCGTACGTGTACAAGGATCCCACCGCGCTGACCTGCAGGAACCTGGTGGCCTCCGTCGACTTCGGCGGCGGCGTCCCGTGCCTCTGCCGTGCGGCCGTCGAGCACGTTACCATCAGCGCGCAGCTCAAGACCACCGACCTCCTCGCCATCTATAACGCCTGTGGAGGACTCCGCCTAGGAGGGGCCGAGCATAAAGCCGCCGCCGCGTCGTGCGAAG GGTATGGACTGCCCTTGCCGCTGCCACCGACCGGCAAGACTCCCACCACCCCGCTGCAGCAGAACCACGACGGCGGCGCCATCCGCATCCGCCCGGACACTGCCGGAGACCGCTATGGCTTGATCTCGCTGTGTTTCGAGAAGGTGAAATTGCGATTTAGTTGTTGGTGA
- the LOC127293537 gene encoding acidic leucine-rich nuclear phosphoprotein 32-related protein 2 isoform X2, translated as MTGTGAGAAAAGEDDAAWERAINASVKNAPNSPFSAPKTLTLDGAVKSSTGRLPSPALFDRFPSLEELSIAGARLSSLAGLPRLPALRRLSLPDNRLSGAESLAAVAGSCGGTIRHLDLGNNRFAQVEELAPLAPLAVEALDLYQCPVTKVKGYREKVFALVPSLKYLDGVDAEGNDRLETDEDEDEEEEEEEEGEEGGEEEEGDEEDGEEEEGDEEEEGDEPEDGEDEAEDDEPDSGADEKSKETNGSKESTGPALPGKRKRDNEDDGNGGK; from the exons ATGACCggcaccggcgccggcgccgccgccgccggagaggaCGACGCGGCGTGGGAGCGCGCGATCAACGCCTCGGTGAAGAACGCGCCCAACTCCCCCTTCTCCGCGcccaaaaccctaaccctggACGGCGCCGTCAAATCCTCTACCGGCCGCCTCCCCTCACCAGCCCTCTTCGACCGCTTCCCCTCGCTCGAGGAGCTCTCCATCGCCGGCGCCCGCCTCTCCTCGCTCGCGGGCCTGCCGCGCCTCCCGGCGCTCCGCCGCCTCTCGCTCCCCGACAACCGCCTCTCGGGCGCCGAGTCCCTCGCGGCCGTCGCGGGGTCCTGCGGCGGCACCATCCGCCACCTCGACCTCGGCAACAACCGCTTCGCGCAGGTCGAGGAGCTCGCGCCGCTCGCGCCGCTCGCCGTCGAGGCGCTGGATCTGTACCAGTGCCCGGTCACCAAGGTCAAGGGGTACAGGGAGAAAGTGTTTGCGCTGGTTCCTAGTTTGAAGTACCTGGATGGCGTTGATGCTGAGGGTAACGATCGTCTGGAGACtgatgaggatgaggatgaggaggaggaggaggaggaggagggagaggagggaggtgaagaggaagaaggagatgAAGAGGACggggaggaagaggaaggagatgaagagga agaaggtGATGAG cctgaagatggagaagatgaGGCTGAGGACGATGAACCAGATTCTGGTGCGGATGAGAAAAGCAAAGAAACCAACGGGAGCAAAGAGTCAACAGGACCTGCCCTTCCAGGCAAGAGGAAAAGGGATAACGAAGATGATGGCAATGGAGGCAAATAA